A genomic region of Carassius carassius chromosome 27, fCarCar2.1, whole genome shotgun sequence contains the following coding sequences:
- the dtl gene encoding denticleless protein homolog isoform X2 yields the protein MTLFHHVIDRGVIKKRCNGQRGLYPLSSLLDGYQCARRDEHISYGASAAAVPPFGCTFSSAPAQQNSLAAANEEGFVTIFSTGEKQSSVLKEWQAHDNAVFDIAWVPGANSLVTASGDQTARLWDVITGDLLGTFKGHQCSLKSVAFSKQEKAVFSTGGRDGNIMIWDTRCSKKDGFYRQVKQISGAHMKPEKYTPQMKKRRGMAPPVDSQQGVTVVLFCDENKLISSGAVDGIIKMWDLRKSYTAYYQNPLPLQAYPYPGSCTRKLGYSGLSLDSTGSRLFSNCTDDNIYMFNISGLKTTPVAVFSGHSNSSFYVKSSVSPDDQFLASGSSDHHAYIWKISDPKQAPMMLQGHSQEVTSVAWCPTDFTKIASCSDDNTVRIWRLNRRPDGENLSNRDPNLVGWTLRKIQSPPRVPGPYSPVEVTPAKGPGSERVVSLASPQPAACAPTGADLPLPSNTSAPSAKVSSPKMPSSIQQWISRGVSPFRKVLTPVLQGPSSERRAKRRLETDDVSGLGEESDGVSELYPDVKRSRISESTQNEKADLFSLQTEDRLSSAGQAGTGKENSSPKTDWLSVISQRFKGSAQPKSPNGSSKRHDARTHSSPAAVSPCPIRVVSPPPTKKASPSRPIKKISCYFVKRSQD from the exons ATGACTCTTTTCCACCATGTTATTGATCGAGGCGTTATTAAAAAAAGATGTAATG GTCAGCGTGGGCTCTATCCGCTGTCCTCTCTGCTGGACGGGTACCAGTGCGCGCGACGGGACGAACACATCTCATACGGAGCCTCGGCTGCTGCTGTGCCGCCGTTTGGATGCACATTTTCCTCCG CTCCTGCTCAACAGAACAGCCTTGCTGCTGCAAACGAGGAAGGGTTTGTGACCATCTTCAGTACTGGAGAAAAACAGAGCTCTGTGCTGAAAG AGTGGCAAGCACATGATAATGCAGTGTTTGATATTGCCTGGGTTCCTGGTGCAAACAGTTTG GTAACGGCATCTGGTGACCAAACGGCCCGTCTGTGGGATGTTATTACTGGTGACCTGTTAGGAACATTTAAAGGACATCAGTGCAGTCTCAAATCAGTGGCTTTTTCCAAGCAAGAGAAAG CTGTTTTTAGCACTGGAGGCAGAGATGGGAACATAATGATTTGGGACACAAGATGCAGTAAAAAAG ATGGTTTCTACAGGCAGGTAAAACAGATCAGTGGTGCCCACATGAAACCTGAGAAATACACACCCCAAATGAAGAAACGGCGTGGGATGGCGCCCCCTGTG GACTCCCAGCAGGGTGTGACGGTGGTTTTGTTCTGCGATGAGAACAAACTCATCTCCTCAGGAGCAGTAGATGG GATCATTAAAATGTGGGATTTGCGGAAGAGCTACACTGCATACTACCAGAACCCGCTCCCTCTGCAGGCCTATCCTTACCCGGGCTCCTGCACACGCAAACTAG GTTATTCTGGTCTGTCACTGGACTCCACTGGCTCCAGACTGTTCTCCAACTGTACAGATGACAATATCTACATGTTCAACATCAGTGGTTTGAAAACAACTCCAG TTGCTGTGTTCAGCGGTCACAGTAACTCCTCGTTTTATGTGAAGTCCAGTGTCAGCCCAGATGACCAGTTCCTGGCCAGTGGTTCAAGTGACCATCATGCTTATATATGGAAG aTTTCAGACCCGAAACAAGCTCCCATGATGCTTCAAGGCCATAGTCAGGAAGTCACATCAGTGGCCTGGTGCCCCACTGATTTCACCaag ATTGCTTCCTGCTCTGATGACAACACTGTTAGGATCTGGCGCTTGAATCGCAGACCAGACGGAGAAAACTTATCGAACCGAGATCCAAACCTCGTAGGCTGGACACTTCGTAAAATCCAGTCACCACCCAGAGTACCTG GCCCTTACAGCCCTGTTGAAGTCACTCCAGCCAAAGGTCCTGGATCAGAGAGGGTCGTCTCTCTTGCTTCACCCCAGCCTGCTGCTTGCGCCCCCACGGGTGCTGATTTACCCCTGCCTTCAAACACATCTGCACCTTCGGCCAAGGTCAGCAGCCCCAAAATGCCCTCGTCCATCCAGCAGTGGATCAGCCGTGGTGTATCTCCCTTTCGTAAGGTGCTCACACCTGTCCTCCAGGGCCCTTCCTCTGAACGTCGCGCAAAGCGACGACTGGAAACAGATGATGTGTCTGGTTTGGGAGAGGAGAGTGACGGGGTGTCTGAACTGTATCCTGATGTAAAGAGGAGCAGGATTTCAGAAAGCACACAGAACGAGAAAGCTGATCTATTCAGTTTGCAAACAGAGGACAGGCTCAGCTCGGCTGGACAAGCTGGCACTGGCAAAGAGAACAGCTCTCCGAAGACTGATTGGCTTTCTGTGATCAGCCAGAGATTTAAAGGATCAGCTCAACCAAAAAGCCCCAACGGCAGCAGCAAACGACACGATGCAAGAACACACAGCTCTCCA gcaGCAGTATCACCGTGTCCAATAAGAGTCGTCTCTCCACCACCAACCAAGAAAGCATCACCATCCAGACCCATTAAAAAAATCTCTTGCTATTTTGTGAAAAGAAGCCAAGACTGA
- the dtl gene encoding denticleless protein homolog isoform X1, with protein sequence MTLFHHVIDRGVIKKRCNAGQRGLYPLSSLLDGYQCARRDEHISYGASAAAVPPFGCTFSSAPAQQNSLAAANEEGFVTIFSTGEKQSSVLKEWQAHDNAVFDIAWVPGANSLVTASGDQTARLWDVITGDLLGTFKGHQCSLKSVAFSKQEKAVFSTGGRDGNIMIWDTRCSKKDGFYRQVKQISGAHMKPEKYTPQMKKRRGMAPPVDSQQGVTVVLFCDENKLISSGAVDGIIKMWDLRKSYTAYYQNPLPLQAYPYPGSCTRKLGYSGLSLDSTGSRLFSNCTDDNIYMFNISGLKTTPVAVFSGHSNSSFYVKSSVSPDDQFLASGSSDHHAYIWKISDPKQAPMMLQGHSQEVTSVAWCPTDFTKIASCSDDNTVRIWRLNRRPDGENLSNRDPNLVGWTLRKIQSPPRVPGPYSPVEVTPAKGPGSERVVSLASPQPAACAPTGADLPLPSNTSAPSAKVSSPKMPSSIQQWISRGVSPFRKVLTPVLQGPSSERRAKRRLETDDVSGLGEESDGVSELYPDVKRSRISESTQNEKADLFSLQTEDRLSSAGQAGTGKENSSPKTDWLSVISQRFKGSAQPKSPNGSSKRHDARTHSSPAAVSPCPIRVVSPPPTKKASPSRPIKKISCYFVKRSQD encoded by the exons ATGACTCTTTTCCACCATGTTATTGATCGAGGCGTTATTAAAAAAAGATGTAATG CAGGTCAGCGTGGGCTCTATCCGCTGTCCTCTCTGCTGGACGGGTACCAGTGCGCGCGACGGGACGAACACATCTCATACGGAGCCTCGGCTGCTGCTGTGCCGCCGTTTGGATGCACATTTTCCTCCG CTCCTGCTCAACAGAACAGCCTTGCTGCTGCAAACGAGGAAGGGTTTGTGACCATCTTCAGTACTGGAGAAAAACAGAGCTCTGTGCTGAAAG AGTGGCAAGCACATGATAATGCAGTGTTTGATATTGCCTGGGTTCCTGGTGCAAACAGTTTG GTAACGGCATCTGGTGACCAAACGGCCCGTCTGTGGGATGTTATTACTGGTGACCTGTTAGGAACATTTAAAGGACATCAGTGCAGTCTCAAATCAGTGGCTTTTTCCAAGCAAGAGAAAG CTGTTTTTAGCACTGGAGGCAGAGATGGGAACATAATGATTTGGGACACAAGATGCAGTAAAAAAG ATGGTTTCTACAGGCAGGTAAAACAGATCAGTGGTGCCCACATGAAACCTGAGAAATACACACCCCAAATGAAGAAACGGCGTGGGATGGCGCCCCCTGTG GACTCCCAGCAGGGTGTGACGGTGGTTTTGTTCTGCGATGAGAACAAACTCATCTCCTCAGGAGCAGTAGATGG GATCATTAAAATGTGGGATTTGCGGAAGAGCTACACTGCATACTACCAGAACCCGCTCCCTCTGCAGGCCTATCCTTACCCGGGCTCCTGCACACGCAAACTAG GTTATTCTGGTCTGTCACTGGACTCCACTGGCTCCAGACTGTTCTCCAACTGTACAGATGACAATATCTACATGTTCAACATCAGTGGTTTGAAAACAACTCCAG TTGCTGTGTTCAGCGGTCACAGTAACTCCTCGTTTTATGTGAAGTCCAGTGTCAGCCCAGATGACCAGTTCCTGGCCAGTGGTTCAAGTGACCATCATGCTTATATATGGAAG aTTTCAGACCCGAAACAAGCTCCCATGATGCTTCAAGGCCATAGTCAGGAAGTCACATCAGTGGCCTGGTGCCCCACTGATTTCACCaag ATTGCTTCCTGCTCTGATGACAACACTGTTAGGATCTGGCGCTTGAATCGCAGACCAGACGGAGAAAACTTATCGAACCGAGATCCAAACCTCGTAGGCTGGACACTTCGTAAAATCCAGTCACCACCCAGAGTACCTG GCCCTTACAGCCCTGTTGAAGTCACTCCAGCCAAAGGTCCTGGATCAGAGAGGGTCGTCTCTCTTGCTTCACCCCAGCCTGCTGCTTGCGCCCCCACGGGTGCTGATTTACCCCTGCCTTCAAACACATCTGCACCTTCGGCCAAGGTCAGCAGCCCCAAAATGCCCTCGTCCATCCAGCAGTGGATCAGCCGTGGTGTATCTCCCTTTCGTAAGGTGCTCACACCTGTCCTCCAGGGCCCTTCCTCTGAACGTCGCGCAAAGCGACGACTGGAAACAGATGATGTGTCTGGTTTGGGAGAGGAGAGTGACGGGGTGTCTGAACTGTATCCTGATGTAAAGAGGAGCAGGATTTCAGAAAGCACACAGAACGAGAAAGCTGATCTATTCAGTTTGCAAACAGAGGACAGGCTCAGCTCGGCTGGACAAGCTGGCACTGGCAAAGAGAACAGCTCTCCGAAGACTGATTGGCTTTCTGTGATCAGCCAGAGATTTAAAGGATCAGCTCAACCAAAAAGCCCCAACGGCAGCAGCAAACGACACGATGCAAGAACACACAGCTCTCCA gcaGCAGTATCACCGTGTCCAATAAGAGTCGTCTCTCCACCACCAACCAAGAAAGCATCACCATCCAGACCCATTAAAAAAATCTCTTGCTATTTTGTGAAAAGAAGCCAAGACTGA